The following are from one region of the Cloacibacterium sp. TD35 genome:
- a CDS encoding peptidase U32 family protein, producing the protein MTKSGRIELMAPAGDFTSLQAALDNGADSVYFGVEQLNMRARASMNFTILDLPEISRRCKEKGVRTYLTLNTIIYDHDLSIIKTLLDKAKEADLTAVIAMDQAVIAYARQVGLEVHISTQINITNIETVKFYALFADTMVMSRELSITQIKKICSQIEKEQIKGPSGNLVEIEIFGHGALCMAVSGKCYLSLHSHNSSANRGACKQNCRKKYTVIDQESGFEIELDNEYMMSPKDLCTIGFLDQIVDAGVKVLKIEGRGRAPEYVATVTKCYREAIDSIADGTFSAEKVEVWMKQLETVYNRGFWSGYYLGQELGEWSSNSGSSATQKKIYIGKGRHFYPKSNIAEFLIEAYDLNIGDRVLIQGPTTGSQEIVIEHMMVDGKEGATKASKSDVVTFKTEFRVRPSDKLYKVVKVEEPGTQQNNVEEGAYSH; encoded by the coding sequence ATGACAAAAAGCGGAAGAATAGAATTAATGGCTCCAGCAGGAGATTTTACTTCTTTACAAGCAGCATTAGATAATGGTGCAGATTCAGTATATTTCGGAGTAGAGCAGCTCAACATGAGAGCTAGAGCTTCTATGAACTTTACCATTTTAGATTTACCAGAAATTTCTAGAAGATGTAAAGAAAAAGGTGTGAGAACTTATCTTACTCTTAATACGATTATCTACGATCATGACTTATCTATCATTAAAACCTTACTTGATAAAGCAAAAGAAGCAGATCTTACTGCTGTAATTGCAATGGATCAGGCGGTAATTGCTTATGCAAGACAAGTAGGTTTAGAAGTGCATATTTCTACTCAAATTAATATCACCAATATAGAAACGGTTAAGTTTTATGCACTTTTTGCAGATACTATGGTGATGAGTAGAGAACTTTCTATTACTCAAATCAAAAAAATCTGTTCTCAAATTGAAAAAGAACAAATCAAAGGACCTTCTGGAAATTTAGTGGAAATAGAAATTTTCGGTCATGGAGCGCTTTGTATGGCGGTTTCTGGGAAATGTTATTTGAGTCTTCATTCTCATAATTCTTCAGCAAATAGAGGAGCTTGTAAACAAAATTGTAGAAAAAAATATACGGTTATTGATCAAGAATCTGGCTTCGAAATAGAATTAGATAATGAATACATGATGTCTCCTAAAGATCTTTGTACGATAGGATTTTTAGACCAAATCGTAGATGCAGGTGTAAAAGTTTTAAAAATAGAAGGAAGAGGAAGAGCCCCAGAATATGTAGCGACGGTTACTAAATGTTATAGAGAAGCCATTGATAGTATTGCCGATGGAACTTTTTCTGCAGAGAAAGTAGAAGTTTGGATGAAGCAACTGGAAACTGTTTACAACAGAGGTTTCTGGAGTGGTTATTATCTTGGTCAAGAATTAGGAGAATGGTCTTCAAACTCTGGAAGCAGCGCTACACAAAAGAAAATTTACATTGGTAAAGGAAGACATTTCTATCCAAAATCAAATATTGCAGAATTTTTAATTGAAGCCTATGATTTAAATATAGGAGATAGAGTTCTGATACAGGGGCCTACTACTGGTTCACAAGAAATTGTAATTGAACATATGATGGTAGATGGTAAAGAAGGGGCTACTAAAGCTTCGAAATCTGATGTGGTTACCTTTAAAACAGAATTTAGAGTTCGTCCATCTGATAAATTATACAAAGTTGTAAAGGTAGAAGAACCTGGGACACAACAAAATAATGTTGAGGAAGGAGCTTACTCACACTAA
- a CDS encoding putative LPS assembly protein LptD — protein sequence MIKNGLKNTLQILIILIFNNFLAQNKLENAPKNSDNATAVSKTDTVKIEQERLDDVVRSKADNIRSEVPKKMSYLNQNAEVSYQDMKINADYIQIDWDKGLIFARGKVDSTGKITEPAVATQGGKKYEYSEFNYNYKTKQAIAYNARTEESEGVIVAEKTKKVNDSVFYLKRGKYTTDEYFLKKKDTIADYYLLAPDIKLVKGKSNSKLITGPIQMYLEQVPTPLILPFAILPFSEKRMAGILIPSFGERQDVGFFLNNLGYYLPIGEHFDVKTYFDYYTKGSWNFRPEVSYRKNYKYNGSFRAEIGTTIRGIKGLDNYTKSNVYNIAWTHAQDSKANPFFNFSASVNITSNKFYNNTVNNSHIFNQSALNAQQNSTVSFTKRFLNLPITITGTGSYSQNFTTGLTDIRLPQLNVSTNQFYLFKPKTGIRTGLLENIAVNTGLQFSNYVSGVKNGDLFTKTMWENMQTGAKNNIALATNTTVAKFFTFSLGANIDNVATTKTISKNYNPVTNTLERNLNKNLTGYSTFSTSASLQTVLYGMMKFGEKSKIQAIRHMITPSIGFTYSPDFGDPKFGYFKSYYDERGVLTTYSIFEGGMFGSPNQGLTQSIGFNINNNLEMKMRSKTDSIGTKKIKIFESLNISGGYNFAAEKYKWSLISISTQTSFFQNKLSVNSNISIDPYQIVFIPGQENGVRTENFGHFNIQSFSMNFSFPLNNETFGKKEDLATKYKTKGEIRNEVYYFDQDNYSRFNQPWTLNLNANYGYSKSNTRFGKSVASLGLDGSLKLTPYWSLTGNTHYDFVSKSLAYTRLGFSRDQRSFSFTFNWVPFGQYKVYDFFISIKANILKDAVKYKERSFQQSGSTF from the coding sequence TTGATTAAAAACGGTCTCAAAAATACCTTACAAATTTTAATTATCCTAATTTTTAACAATTTTTTAGCACAAAATAAGCTAGAAAATGCGCCTAAAAATAGTGATAATGCTACTGCTGTTTCTAAAACAGATACCGTAAAAATAGAACAAGAACGTTTAGATGATGTTGTACGTTCTAAAGCGGATAATATTAGAAGCGAAGTTCCGAAAAAAATGTCTTATCTCAATCAAAATGCAGAAGTTTCATATCAGGATATGAAGATAAATGCTGATTATATCCAGATAGATTGGGACAAAGGACTCATTTTTGCAAGAGGAAAAGTAGATTCTACAGGAAAAATTACAGAACCTGCTGTTGCTACTCAAGGTGGAAAAAAATATGAATATTCTGAATTCAACTATAATTACAAAACTAAGCAAGCCATTGCTTATAACGCTAGAACAGAAGAAAGCGAAGGTGTAATCGTGGCTGAAAAAACCAAAAAAGTAAACGATTCTGTTTTTTATCTTAAGAGAGGAAAATATACTACAGACGAATATTTTCTCAAGAAAAAAGATACTATAGCAGATTATTATTTACTTGCGCCAGACATTAAATTGGTGAAGGGAAAAAGCAACTCTAAATTGATTACTGGTCCTATCCAAATGTATCTGGAGCAAGTTCCTACGCCACTTATTTTACCATTTGCCATTCTGCCGTTTTCAGAAAAAAGAATGGCGGGAATTCTCATTCCGAGTTTTGGGGAAAGACAAGACGTAGGTTTTTTTCTCAATAACCTAGGATATTATCTGCCTATTGGTGAGCATTTCGATGTGAAAACATACTTTGATTATTATACCAAGGGAAGCTGGAACTTTAGGCCGGAAGTTAGTTATCGTAAAAATTATAAATACAATGGTTCCTTCCGAGCAGAAATAGGAACTACCATCAGAGGAATTAAAGGTCTGGATAATTATACTAAAAGTAATGTTTATAACATTGCATGGACTCACGCTCAAGATTCTAAAGCCAATCCGTTTTTTAATTTTTCGGCATCTGTAAACATTACGAGTAATAAATTCTACAATAACACGGTTAATAACTCCCATATTTTTAACCAAAGTGCTCTGAATGCACAGCAGAACTCTACGGTAAGTTTTACCAAAAGATTTTTGAATTTGCCGATAACTATCACGGGAACAGGGAGTTATTCACAGAACTTTACTACGGGACTTACCGATATTAGATTACCACAGTTGAATGTTTCTACCAATCAGTTTTATTTATTTAAACCCAAAACGGGAATTAGAACGGGCTTATTAGAAAATATTGCGGTGAATACAGGATTACAATTCAGCAACTATGTTTCTGGTGTGAAAAATGGAGATTTATTTACCAAAACCATGTGGGAGAATATGCAAACTGGCGCTAAAAACAATATAGCACTAGCTACCAACACTACTGTTGCTAAATTTTTTACGTTTTCACTAGGTGCTAATATTGATAACGTAGCGACTACTAAAACGATTAGTAAAAATTATAATCCCGTCACCAATACTTTAGAAAGAAATTTGAATAAAAACCTTACTGGTTATTCTACTTTTTCTACTTCTGCGAGTTTACAAACGGTCTTGTATGGAATGATGAAGTTTGGAGAAAAATCAAAAATTCAAGCCATCAGACATATGATAACTCCGAGTATAGGCTTTACTTATTCTCCAGATTTTGGAGACCCAAAGTTTGGGTATTTCAAAAGCTATTATGACGAAAGAGGTGTTTTGACTACCTATTCTATTTTCGAAGGAGGAATGTTTGGCTCACCTAATCAAGGTTTAACACAGTCTATTGGTTTCAATATTAATAATAACCTAGAGATGAAGATGAGAAGTAAAACCGATTCTATAGGAACCAAAAAAATTAAAATTTTTGAGAGTTTAAATATTTCAGGAGGGTATAATTTTGCTGCCGAGAAATACAAATGGTCATTAATTTCAATTAGTACACAGACTTCTTTCTTCCAAAATAAATTAAGTGTCAATTCTAATATTTCGATTGATCCTTATCAAATTGTATTTATTCCGGGGCAGGAAAATGGCGTGAGAACTGAAAATTTTGGGCATTTTAATATCCAAAGTTTCAGTATGAATTTTTCTTTTCCTTTGAACAACGAAACTTTTGGAAAAAAAGAAGATTTAGCAACCAAGTATAAAACCAAAGGAGAAATACGAAACGAAGTCTATTATTTTGACCAAGATAATTATTCCCGATTTAATCAACCTTGGACTTTGAATCTTAATGCCAACTATGGTTATTCTAAAAGCAATACCAGATTTGGGAAAAGTGTAGCTTCACTAGGTTTAGATGGTAGCTTAAAACTTACACCGTATTGGAGTTTGACCGGAAATACGCATTATGATTTCGTATCAAAAAGTTTAGCGTACACCAGATTAGGATTTTCTAGAGACCAAAGAAGTTTCTCTTTTACCTTTAATTGGGTGCCTTTTGGTCAATATAAAGTATATGATTTCTTCATCAGTATAAAAGCTAATATTTTAAAAGATGCTGTAAAATACAAGGAAAGAAGTTTCCAGCAAAGTGGCAGTACTTTCTAA
- a CDS encoding ferredoxin has protein sequence MVIITLQRDKCIGCNYCAEFAPEYFRMSKKDGKSVLLKSADKKGFFTLKTPIPDAYEPCEKAAKACPVKIISVKEI, from the coding sequence ATGGTAATTATTACACTACAAAGAGATAAATGCATTGGCTGTAATTACTGTGCCGAGTTTGCGCCAGAATATTTTCGTATGTCTAAGAAAGACGGAAAATCTGTTTTATTGAAATCTGCTGATAAGAAGGGTTTCTTTACACTTAAAACACCAATTCCTGATGCGTATGAACCGTGTGAAAAAGCAGCAAAAGCTTGTCCGGTAAAAATTATATCTGTAAAGGAAATCTAA
- the pckA gene encoding phosphoenolpyruvate carboxykinase (ATP) has protein sequence MKNIKIIQELHDLGITGYHEVVYNPTYEELFKAEMSAKNKGYEKGALTESGAVAVKTGIFTGRSPKDRYIVKDDVTKDTICWDGKVNFPTTPEIFKSCKELVLEQLSSSKKLYVVDAFCGSNPDTRLKVRFVMEVAWQAHFVTNMFIRPSLYELENFGTPDFIVMNGSKTVNPDWQAQGLNSENFVMFNLTERIQIIGGTWYGGEMKKGMFAMMNYYLPLKGMASMHCSANVGEEGDVALFFGLSGTGKTTLSADPKRYLIGDDEHGWDDNGVFNYEGGCYAKVIDLTEEKEPDIFRAIKRDALLENVVVNEYGEIDYKDNSITENTRVSYPIYHINKIVLPSKAGHAKKIVYLSADAFGVLPPVSILSDDQAQYHFLCGYTSKLAGTERGITSPEPSFSPAFGEAFLTLHPTMYSKTLIGKMKEHGAKAYLVNTGWNGTGKRISLKDTRAIIDSIIDGSIEGAPKNVVPIMNLEIPTSLPNVTEGILDPRNTYADASEWEAKAKDLGARYIKNFEQYCDTEEGRRLVAAGPQL, from the coding sequence ATGAAAAACATTAAAATCATTCAAGAGCTACATGATCTAGGTATTACAGGTTATCACGAAGTAGTGTATAACCCAACCTATGAAGAACTTTTTAAAGCGGAAATGTCTGCTAAAAATAAAGGTTATGAAAAGGGTGCTCTTACAGAATCAGGAGCGGTTGCTGTAAAAACAGGTATTTTCACAGGTAGATCACCTAAAGATAGATATATCGTAAAAGATGATGTAACAAAAGATACTATTTGTTGGGATGGAAAAGTTAATTTTCCTACAACTCCAGAGATATTTAAATCTTGTAAAGAATTAGTTTTAGAACAACTTTCTTCTTCTAAAAAATTATATGTAGTAGATGCATTCTGTGGTAGCAATCCAGATACAAGACTTAAAGTAAGATTTGTAATGGAAGTAGCATGGCAAGCTCATTTTGTAACGAATATGTTTATTAGACCATCATTGTATGAGTTAGAAAACTTCGGAACTCCAGATTTCATCGTGATGAATGGTTCTAAAACAGTGAATCCAGATTGGCAAGCTCAAGGATTAAATTCTGAAAACTTTGTAATGTTTAACCTTACAGAAAGAATCCAAATCATTGGAGGAACTTGGTATGGTGGTGAGATGAAGAAAGGGATGTTTGCAATGATGAACTACTATCTTCCATTAAAAGGAATGGCTTCTATGCACTGCTCTGCAAACGTAGGTGAAGAAGGTGATGTAGCATTATTCTTCGGACTTTCTGGTACAGGTAAAACTACACTTTCTGCAGACCCAAAAAGATATTTAATTGGTGATGATGAACACGGTTGGGATGATAATGGTGTATTTAACTATGAAGGTGGTTGCTACGCAAAAGTAATTGACCTTACTGAAGAAAAAGAACCAGACATTTTCAGAGCGATTAAGAGAGATGCTTTATTAGAAAACGTAGTGGTAAATGAATATGGCGAAATAGACTATAAAGATAATTCTATTACAGAAAACACTAGAGTTTCTTACCCAATCTATCATATTAATAAAATTGTACTTCCTTCTAAAGCTGGTCACGCTAAAAAAATCGTTTATTTATCAGCAGACGCATTCGGAGTATTGCCTCCAGTATCTATTTTAAGTGATGATCAAGCTCAATACCACTTCTTATGCGGTTATACATCTAAATTAGCAGGAACAGAGAGAGGAATCACTTCTCCAGAACCTTCATTCTCTCCAGCTTTCGGTGAAGCTTTCCTTACATTACACCCTACCATGTATTCTAAAACATTAATTGGTAAAATGAAAGAACACGGTGCTAAAGCTTATTTAGTAAATACAGGTTGGAATGGAACTGGTAAGAGAATTTCTCTTAAAGATACTAGAGCAATTATTGATTCTATTATAGATGGTTCTATAGAAGGTGCGCCTAAAAATGTAGTTCCAATTATGAATTTAGAAATTCCTACTTCTTTACCAAATGTAACTGAAGGAATTCTAGATCCAAGAAATACTTATGCTGATGCTAGTGAATGGGAAGCAAAAGCTAAAGATTTAGGAGCTAGATACATTAAAAACTTTGAGCAATATTGTGATACAGAAGAAGGTAGAAGATTAGTTGCGGCTGGTCCTCAATTATAA
- a CDS encoding N-acetylmuramoyl-L-alanine amidase family protein: protein MKTHKHAFNIILTVLFLIFAQLGAQKKFVIVLDAGHGGSDVGATRKYENIGLVQEKDVTLGIVLKLGRMLEKNKDYKIIYTRKIDEYPSLTDRTDLANRSHADLFISVHCNASTKSTPYGTETYVQGPDQNKTNLEVAKRENDVILLDEKDRERFASYDPTSPESLIALRIQQSKYLESSLIFGGYVEENFVKKDKRYSRGVMQKNLHVLRLNAMPSVLIETGFISNAEEAEYLASNKGQDEIAESIYDAITSYKKRIDRNQKKIVEEPKELPLKNDFRILLMSTPNKYTEGDPALKGLNYILTIKENGLYKYYYSVTNFASIKENNLKTAKDAGFRNASAVSFIPNQDMNTGYYRLEVYTGKDKLPNSSPIIKSLKEVEKVKANGIFYYTYGNVKSLEAAIKLQKDLEEKGITNTTIEKVYK, encoded by the coding sequence ATGAAGACGCATAAACACGCATTTAATATAATTTTAACAGTATTATTTTTAATTTTCGCTCAATTAGGCGCACAAAAGAAGTTTGTTATTGTATTAGATGCTGGTCACGGCGGTTCTGATGTGGGAGCAACTAGAAAATACGAAAACATAGGATTAGTACAAGAAAAAGACGTTACACTAGGCATTGTATTGAAGTTAGGCAGAATGCTCGAAAAAAATAAAGATTACAAAATCATCTACACCAGAAAAATAGATGAATATCCTTCTCTAACAGACAGAACAGATCTTGCCAATAGAAGCCACGCTGATTTATTTATCTCTGTACACTGTAATGCCAGTACCAAATCTACTCCTTACGGAACCGAAACTTATGTACAAGGTCCAGACCAAAACAAAACCAATTTAGAAGTTGCCAAAAGAGAGAATGACGTAATTCTTCTAGATGAAAAAGACCGTGAGAGATTTGCTTCTTACGACCCTACTTCTCCAGAATCATTAATTGCATTAAGAATTCAGCAAAGTAAATACCTAGAAAGCAGTTTGATTTTCGGCGGTTATGTAGAAGAAAATTTCGTAAAAAAAGATAAAAGATATTCTAGAGGAGTGATGCAAAAAAACCTTCACGTACTACGCCTAAACGCGATGCCATCTGTTTTAATAGAAACAGGATTCATTAGTAATGCAGAAGAAGCAGAATATTTAGCCTCTAACAAAGGTCAAGACGAAATCGCAGAATCTATTTATGACGCTATTACCAGTTATAAAAAACGCATAGATCGAAATCAGAAAAAAATAGTAGAAGAGCCAAAAGAACTACCTCTTAAAAATGATTTCAGGATTCTTTTAATGAGTACCCCGAACAAATATACCGAGGGAGACCCTGCCCTTAAAGGACTTAATTACATCTTAACAATCAAAGAAAACGGGCTTTATAAATATTACTACAGCGTAACTAATTTCGCTTCTATTAAAGAAAACAATCTTAAAACAGCCAAAGACGCTGGATTTAGAAATGCTTCTGCAGTAAGTTTTATTCCTAACCAAGACATGAATACGGGCTATTACAGATTAGAAGTATATACTGGAAAAGATAAATTACCTAACTCTTCACCCATTATAAAATCATTAAAAGAAGTAGAAAAAGTAAAAGCTAATGGTATATTCTATTACACTTATGGCAATGTAAAATCTCTAGAAGCAGCCATCAAACTACAAAAAGATCTAGAGGAAAAAGGTATAACCAATACCACGATAGAAAAAGTTTATAAATAA
- the aroQ gene encoding type II 3-dehydroquinate dehydratase, with translation MKILILNGANLNLLGTREPDIYGNTSMEDVLKNLKSENTQHIIEYFQSNFEGEIIGKIQENDFDALVINPGAFTHYSYAIADALKNLRKPKIEVHISNIYQREEFRQKSVTAAYTDAVLSGFGTEGYRLAIIHLISTIK, from the coding sequence ATGAAAATTCTAATACTAAACGGAGCCAACCTTAATCTTCTAGGAACTCGCGAACCAGACATCTATGGAAATACTTCTATGGAAGATGTTTTAAAGAATTTAAAATCTGAAAATACACAACATATTATTGAGTATTTCCAGTCTAATTTTGAAGGGGAAATCATTGGGAAAATTCAAGAAAATGATTTTGATGCGCTTGTCATTAATCCTGGTGCTTTCACACATTATTCTTACGCCATCGCAGATGCGCTTAAAAACCTTAGAAAACCCAAAATAGAGGTTCATATTAGTAATATTTATCAGCGCGAAGAATTCAGGCAGAAATCAGTTACCGCAGCTTATACAGATGCTGTACTCTCTGGTTTTGGCACAGAAGGCTACAGATTGGCGATTATTCATTTAATTTCTACAATAAAATAA
- a CDS encoding GYDIA family GHMP kinase yields MKNHIFSPGKLLITSEYFVLDGALALAVPTRLGQDFYSEEEKDGASIVFWEALHESKPWLSIQIDYKNWDIVQTNLPESAAFILKVLQNVQKLSADKFHSDSTYKITTNLQFPANYGLGSSSTLMNNLAEWSHVDAFLLNELSLGGSGYDIAVAQEKSAILYQNNPRRVKRVNFNPSFADDLIFIHLNQKQDSREGIRVFQSQKKSLVLRTEFSEITQKVLRCESLEEFSNLMMLHESKLSKFLGIKTAKENYFQDCPSFIKSLGAWGGDFVLASKFGDYKNYFFERNFKNIIEWKDLIF; encoded by the coding sequence TTGAAAAATCACATATTTTCACCAGGCAAATTGCTTATTACGTCAGAATATTTTGTGTTAGATGGAGCTTTAGCATTAGCTGTACCTACTCGACTGGGACAAGATTTTTATTCAGAAGAAGAAAAAGATGGCGCTTCCATAGTTTTTTGGGAGGCTTTGCATGAGAGCAAACCTTGGCTTTCTATCCAAATAGATTATAAAAATTGGGATATTGTACAGACTAATCTTCCCGAAAGTGCAGCATTTATCTTAAAAGTACTTCAAAACGTACAAAAACTTTCTGCAGATAAATTTCATAGTGATTCTACCTACAAGATTACCACCAATTTACAGTTCCCTGCGAATTATGGACTGGGGAGTAGCTCTACACTGATGAATAATTTAGCAGAATGGTCTCATGTAGATGCGTTTCTTCTTAATGAACTTTCTTTAGGCGGGAGTGGTTATGACATAGCTGTAGCTCAAGAAAAATCTGCAATTCTTTATCAAAATAATCCTAGGAGAGTAAAAAGGGTAAATTTTAACCCAAGTTTTGCTGACGATTTAATCTTTATTCACCTGAATCAAAAGCAAGATAGCAGAGAAGGAATAAGAGTTTTTCAGTCTCAAAAAAAATCTTTAGTTTTAAGAACTGAGTTTTCAGAAATCACTCAAAAAGTATTAAGGTGTGAGAGTTTAGAAGAGTTTTCTAATCTTATGATGTTGCACGAGAGTAAGTTAAGTAAATTTTTAGGAATAAAAACAGCCAAAGAAAATTACTTTCAAGATTGCCCGAGTTTTATTAAAAGTTTGGGAGCTTGGGGCGGAGATTTCGTTCTAGCTTCAAAATTTGGGGATTACAAAAATTACTTTTTTGAGCGAAATTTTAAAAATATCATAGAATGGAAAGATTTAATATTCTGA
- a CDS encoding RidA family protein, which translates to MKKIVSTNNAPAAIGPYSQANLVNGVLYISGQIPIDPSTGNLLDGIEIETHQVMKNLKAILEEAGMGFGNVVKSTIFLKSMDDLAVMNEIYASYFEGGNYPARETVEVSCLPKNVSVEISMIAHQF; encoded by the coding sequence ATGAAGAAGATAGTTTCTACTAACAATGCACCAGCTGCAATTGGTCCGTATTCACAAGCTAACCTTGTTAATGGTGTTCTCTATATTTCTGGTCAAATACCTATTGATCCGTCTACTGGGAATTTATTGGATGGAATAGAAATAGAAACACACCAAGTGATGAAAAATCTAAAAGCCATTTTAGAAGAAGCAGGAATGGGATTCGGGAATGTGGTAAAATCTACTATTTTCTTAAAAAGTATGGATGATTTAGCGGTGATGAATGAAATCTATGCGTCTTATTTCGAAGGAGGAAATTATCCGGCAAGAGAAACGGTAGAGGTTTCTTGTTTGCCAAAAAATGTGAGTGTAGAAATCTCCATGATTGCACATCAGTTCTAA
- a CDS encoding trypsin-like peptidase domain-containing protein, whose product MKNSLKQLLPFAVVGILSGATTFGAIEYFKTNENNSDFSYFHTANDNAKFAGINSTNVGDDFVKAAKTTVPAVVTIKNYQSRSSSSNRMSEQDLFEQFFGNPFGNQRQNQKQQQPPKDVPSGLGSGVIISPDGYIISNNHVVAGANKLEVILSNKKSYVANLIGTDPSTDIALLKIEEKGLPYLNFANSDMVEVGQWVLAVGNPLGLNSTVTAGIVSAKGRSIDLLSQQSRTPIESFIQTDAAINPGNSGGALVNVNGDLIGINSAISSNTGYYEGYGFAVPANLAKKVVEDIKKFGLVQRGFLGIVSLDLSDERQVAAYNQNQKANIKTSSGIMITEITENSGAEDAGLRKGDIIKKIDNSSVDTFADLSAAIGSKRPGDKVTVTYTRNGKIYTETVTLKDQKGSTSFRSKADLSVTEKIGGEFEVLSDRFKTDYGLNSGVIARNIVEGGELEKIGVYDNYIIIEVNGKPVNSQKDVEKILDGYKGTVQIKYVDEYGRMYTRGFKMP is encoded by the coding sequence ATGAAGAACAGTTTAAAACAATTATTACCTTTTGCTGTTGTAGGTATATTATCTGGTGCCACAACTTTTGGTGCAATAGAGTATTTCAAAACAAATGAAAATAACAGCGATTTTTCTTATTTCCATACTGCAAACGATAATGCAAAATTTGCAGGTATAAATTCCACAAATGTGGGTGATGATTTTGTAAAAGCAGCTAAAACTACAGTTCCCGCAGTAGTTACCATTAAAAATTATCAATCCAGAAGCTCTAGTTCAAACAGAATGTCTGAACAAGACTTATTTGAACAATTTTTCGGAAATCCTTTTGGAAACCAAAGACAAAACCAAAAACAGCAACAGCCACCTAAAGATGTTCCTTCTGGATTAGGTAGTGGCGTAATTATTTCACCAGACGGTTATATTATTTCTAATAACCACGTAGTTGCTGGTGCTAATAAATTAGAAGTTATTCTAAGCAACAAAAAAAGTTATGTTGCTAATCTTATTGGAACAGACCCAAGTACAGACATCGCTCTTTTAAAAATTGAAGAAAAAGGTTTGCCTTACCTTAACTTTGCCAATTCAGATATGGTAGAAGTAGGACAATGGGTTCTGGCAGTAGGAAATCCACTGGGTTTAAATTCTACCGTTACAGCAGGTATTGTTTCTGCTAAAGGAAGAAGCATAGACTTATTAAGCCAACAATCTAGAACGCCTATCGAAAGTTTCATTCAAACAGATGCAGCTATTAATCCTGGAAATTCTGGTGGCGCTCTGGTAAATGTAAACGGAGACTTAATCGGAATCAACTCTGCCATTTCTTCTAATACAGGCTATTATGAAGGTTATGGCTTTGCAGTTCCTGCTAACTTAGCTAAAAAAGTAGTTGAAGACATTAAAAAATTCGGGTTGGTACAAAGAGGATTCTTAGGCATTGTAAGTTTAGACCTTTCTGACGAAAGACAAGTTGCCGCTTATAATCAAAACCAAAAAGCCAATATTAAAACCAGCAGTGGAATAATGATTACCGAAATCACTGAAAATAGTGGCGCAGAAGATGCTGGACTAAGAAAAGGAGACATTATCAAAAAAATTGATAATTCTTCTGTAGATACTTTTGCTGATTTGTCTGCTGCTATCGGAAGTAAAAGACCTGGAGACAAAGTAACAGTTACCTATACAAGAAATGGAAAAATCTACACAGAAACCGTAACGCTTAAAGACCAAAAAGGAAGCACTTCTTTCCGAAGCAAAGCTGACTTATCTGTTACCGAAAAAATAGGAGGTGAGTTCGAGGTTTTAAGCGACCGTTTTAAAACTGACTACGGCCTAAACAGCGGTGTAATTGCAAGAAACATAGTAGAAGGTGGTGAATTAGAAAAAATAGGCGTTTATGACAATTACATCATTATAGAAGTAAACGGGAAACCTGTAAATTCTCAGAAAGATGTTGAAAAAATCTTAGATGGATATAAGGGAACCGTACAAATAAAATACGTAGACGAATACGGTAGAATGTACACCAGAGGTTTTAAAATGCCTTAA
- the rpsT gene encoding 30S ribosomal protein S20: MANHKSALKRIRQSEKRRLRNRYYHKTARTAVKVLRNEENKAAASEQLPKVISLLDKLVKKNIIHKNKAANLKSKLTKHVNKLA; the protein is encoded by the coding sequence ATGGCAAATCATAAATCAGCACTTAAGAGAATCAGACAATCTGAGAAAAGAAGATTGAGAAACAGATACTATCACAAAACTGCTAGAACAGCTGTGAAAGTATTAAGAAATGAAGAAAACAAAGCAGCTGCTTCAGAGCAATTGCCTAAAGTAATCTCTTTATTAGACAAACTAGTAAAGAAGAATATTATTCACAAAAATAAGGCTGCTAACTTAAAAAGTAAGTTAACTAAGCACGTTAACAAGTTAGCTTAA